The genomic interval CGCTGGCGGCCCTCGAGGCCCTGCTCGCCCGCCACGGCCGGGTCCAGGCCGTGGGGCGGACCTTCGGCATCCTCAAGTTTCGCGCCCGGCGCGGCGGCGAGGCGGACTTCGGCCTGCCTCGCCGCGAGAGCCTGAGCGGCCGCGGCCATCGCGGCTTCACGGTGGACCTCGACCCGTCGATCACGCCCCGGGAGGCCTGCGCGCGCCGCGACTTCACCGTCAACGCCATGCTCGAGGACGTGCTGACGGGCGAGGTCCACGATTTCTTCGGCGGCCGCGCCGATCTCGCCGCTCGCCGCCTGCGCCACACGAGCCCCGCCTTCAGCGAGGACCCGCTGCGCGTCTACCGGCTCATGCAGCTCGGCGCGCGCTACGCACTCGATCCCGCGCCCGAAACCCTGGCTCTCTGCCGCGAGATGGACCTCGGCGCCCTCGCGCCGGAGCGCGTCTACGCCGAGTTCGAGAAGCTGCTGCTGCTCGCCGCGGCGCCGAGCCGCGGCCTCGCGGTCGCCCGCGCGGCGGGCGTGCTCGCCTTCCATCCCGAGCTGGCGGCGATGATCGGCTGCCCGCAGGACCCGGACTGGCACCCCGAGGGCGACGTCTGGACGCACACGCTGCTCGTCGTCGACGCCGCGGCGCGCCTGCGCACGGGCGATCGGCGCCTGGATCTCGCCCTCATGTTCGGCGCGCTCTGCCACGACCTCGGCAAGCCGCTGACGACGCACCGCAAGCAGGGCCGCATCCTCAGCCCCGGCCACACCGAGGCCGGCGAGGAGCCCGCGCGCCGCTTCCTCGGCCGTCTCACGCAGGACGGCGAGCTGATCGAAGCCGTGCTGCGTTTCGTGCGCCTGCACCTGCGGCCGGCCGAGTTCTACCGGGTGCGCGAGGAGATCGGCGACGGGGCGATCCGCCGCCTGGCCACCGAGGTGAACATCGTCGAGCTCGTGCTCCTCGCGAGAGCCGACCACCTGGGCCGCACGACCGCCGACGCGCTGGCCGGCGAGTTTCCCGCCGGCGACTGGCTGCTCGCCAAGGCCGCGGAACTGGCGGTCGAGCGCGAGGCGCCGGCCCCGCTGCTCATGGGCCGGCATCTGCTCGAGGCGGGCTGGCAGCCCGGCCCGGCGGTCGGGGAGGCCGTGAATGCCGCCTACGAGGCTCAGCTCGAGGAAGCCTTCGTTGACCTCCACGGGGCCCTCGTCTGGCTCGAGCGCTGGCTGGCGGAGCGCCCCTCCCGCCGCTCCCCGTGGCGCAGAGACGGCGATATCTAGAGCAATAATAACATCTTAGGAATGAGCTTCGGCTCGGCGAGCACCGCGCAAGGTGCCGGCCGAAAGCGCCGATCCCTGCTTGACGGTTTTTCACAATGGCTAGATTGTGAGCGATCGCTAACCATACCTGAGGGCCTCGAACGCTGGATAGCAAGCCATGGCCAGAAGCAACCTGACGCCGGGCACCCCGAATCGCCGCCAGTGCCTGATCGGCTCCGCAAGCAAGCTCTTCGCGGAGCACGGCTACGAGGGCACCACGATCCGCCAGATCGCCCGCGAGTGCGGCATCACCGAGGCCGCGATCTACAAGCACTTCGAGGGCAAGGACCAGCTCTACGAAGAGGTGATCCACAGCAAGTCCCGTCAGCACGAGATCTCCGCCTACCTGGCAACCTGCGGCGGGCTGGCCGATGTCGAGGACGTGCTCTACACCGTGGCGCGGCACATCCTCGCCACGGCGCGCCAGGATCCCAATCTCCTGCGCATGCTCCTCTACTCGAGCCTCGAGGGCTTTCGCGGCTCGGCGCTCCTGTACCGCGAGTTCCGCCAGCCCTACATCGCCTACCTGCGCGAGGAGCTGCGCCAGCGCATCGCGCTCGGCGAGATCCGGCCCGTCAATCCCTTCATCACGAGTCGCTGCTTCGTGGGCATGGTGATGGACTGCGCCATCAACGTCGAGCTGTGGAACAACCTCGAAAGCACCGCCTACTCGGCCGAAGCGGTGATCCAGAACAACGTCCCGATGATCGCCCGCGGGCTGCGCGCTGCGGCGCAGACGCGGACGGAGTCCTGAGCCCCAACAAGGAGAACCGCGATGCGCCGACTCCTGCCTCCCCTGCTCATCCTGATCGTCGCCGGCTGGCTCGTCGGCTGCAGCGAGGATGACAAGCCGCCTGTGGGCGAAGTGCCGCTCCAGCGGGACCCCTGCCTCGATTGCCACGGCGACAAGGACGTGCTGATGGCGATGTTGCCCGAGGAGCTGGCCCGCGTCACGACGCGCGGGGATGGCTGAGGCGGCAGTGTACCCGAGCTGGCAGCTTGGGAAGCGATCTACATCGGCGGCACTGACGGCGAGGCCTTCCTCGCGGATCCGAACCACGGCGCAGCGGCGCTGAGCTGCCTCGACTGCCACTACAGCGCGAGCGCGAATGGCGAGTTCGGCGACTACGCCGCGGAGCACGGCCACGTGACCGCGCAGCCCAGTAGCGCCGGCGCCTGCGACGCCTGCCACGCGGAGATCGCCGCGGCCAACGCGAACAGCCTGCACAGCAACCTCTGGGGCTACAAAGCGGTGATCGAGCGGCGCGGCCAGTGCGACTTCGAGACGACGCCCGGCGTGCAGGAGGGCTTCGAGCACAACTGCGCCGACTGCCACACCACCTGCGGACAGTGCCACGTGAGCCGCCCGGTCAGCGTGGGCGGCGGCTTCGTCGATGCGCACAGGTTTCGCCGGACGCCAAGCATGGTCGAGAACTGCACGGCCTGCCACGGCAGCCGCATCAGCTACGACTTCACGGGCGAGGATGTGGCCGTGCTGCCCGACATCCACTATGCCCGCGGCCACAGCTGCGAGCTCTGCCACTGGGCGGAGGAAATGCACGGCGACGGCCAGAGCACGAACCCCTCGGGACACTACGAGCACCGCTACGAAGTGGCGACCATGCCGCGCTGCGAGAAGTGCCACGTGAAGGAGATCATGGACGAGGGCCACGCCGACGATCCCGAGTGGAACGGCGACTACCACGCGGCGCACTTGGAGGGCTGGACCGGCGTCGAGCTGCAGTGCCAGGTCTGCCACAGCCAGCCCTACAAGAACTGCACCTCCTGCCACGTGCAGGATCCGTCGGGCTACACGATCGAGCCAAGCGTGGTGGCCTTCAAGATCGGCAAGAACACGCAGCCCCAGACGCGCGGCGAGTACGACTACACGGTCGTCCGCCACGTGCCCATCCACCCGGACACCTACGAGACCTGGCCGCTCGCGCTGCCGGGCTACAGCGAGCTGCCGACCTGGAAGTACGCCTCGCCGCAC from bacterium carries:
- a CDS encoding TetR/AcrR family transcriptional regulator, with the translated sequence MARSNLTPGTPNRRQCLIGSASKLFAEHGYEGTTIRQIARECGITEAAIYKHFEGKDQLYEEVIHSKSRQHEISAYLATCGGLADVEDVLYTVARHILATARQDPNLLRMLLYSSLEGFRGSALLYREFRQPYIAYLREELRQRIALGEIRPVNPFITSRCFVGMVMDCAINVELWNNLESTAYSAEAVIQNNVPMIARGLRAAAQTRTES
- a CDS encoding HD domain-containing protein, encoding MRSLIRTLAEEIAAGGGRAYYVGGCVRDRLLGLPSLDLDIEVYGLPLAALEALLARHGRVQAVGRTFGILKFRARRGGEADFGLPRRESLSGRGHRGFTVDLDPSITPREACARRDFTVNAMLEDVLTGEVHDFFGGRADLAARRLRHTSPAFSEDPLRVYRLMQLGARYALDPAPETLALCREMDLGALAPERVYAEFEKLLLLAAAPSRGLAVARAAGVLAFHPELAAMIGCPQDPDWHPEGDVWTHTLLVVDAAARLRTGDRRLDLALMFGALCHDLGKPLTTHRKQGRILSPGHTEAGEEPARRFLGRLTQDGELIEAVLRFVRLHLRPAEFYRVREEIGDGAIRRLATEVNIVELVLLARADHLGRTTADALAGEFPAGDWLLAKAAELAVEREAPAPLLMGRHLLEAGWQPGPAVGEAVNAAYEAQLEEAFVDLHGALVWLERWLAERPSRRSPWRRDGDI